The following proteins are encoded in a genomic region of Drosophila subpulchrella strain 33 F10 #4 breed RU33 unplaced genomic scaffold, RU_Dsub_v1.1 Primary Assembly Seq36, whole genome shotgun sequence:
- the LOC119561741 gene encoding general odorant-binding protein 28a-like — MFLFYSCGNYSLGTTLVLDEKENPMTEVNAADADMQKLIKKQPTATYAGNCLRAGVMKSFGLLGANGNLDAEAGLEKAKQYTGNDPVKFKLALEIGDTCVGSYGACSTGEVKRGPI; from the coding sequence ATGTTCCTCTTTTATTCTTGTGGCAATTATTCTCTTGGCACCACCCTGGTGCTCGACGAAAAGGAGAATCCTATGACTGAAGTTAATGCCGCCGACGCTGACATGCAGAAGCTAATCAAAAAGCAGCCCACCGCTACCTATGCTGGCAATTGCCTTCGTGCAGGCGTGATGAAGAGCTTTGGGCTGCTTGGCGCCAACGGCAATCTGGATGCGGAGGCCGGGCTTGAGAAAGCAAAGCAGTACACGGGTAACGATCCGGTGAAGTTCAAGCTGGCTCTCGAGATTGGCGACACGTGTGTCGGAAGCTACGGCGCCTGTTCCACGGGTGAGGTCAAAAGGGGACCTATTTAA